CACCTTTGGCAGGATAGCGGCGACGAACGCTCTCAGTGACATCTACGCCATGGGAGGCGAACCTTTAACGGCCCTGAACCTGGTTTGTTTCCCTGAGTCCCTGGACCTGGAGATCCTGAACGAGATACTGACGGGCGGCGCGGAAAAAGTCATGGAGGCGGGGGCCGTCCTGGCGGGCGGGCATTCTATATACGACAAGGAGCCGAAGTACGGCCTGGCCGTGACGGGGATCATCGATAACGGCCGTATTATCAGGAACGACACGCCGGAACGGGGGCATAAACTCATACTGACGAAGCCCCTCGGCACCGGGATCATCATGGCGGCCCTGCGGGGTGAGGTCGCCAGCTGGGCAGCCGTCGACAAGGCCGTGGCCGCGATGGAGCGCCTGAACAAATACGCGGCGGAAAAGATGCGGAACTATACGGTCAGCGCCTGCACCGATATCACTGGTTTCGGCCTGATGGTGCACATGCTGGAGATGGCTTCGGACAAAGTTTCAATCCTGCTCTACCCGGGGGAGATCCCCTATTTCGAAGAGGCCTACCAGTACGCCGAGGAGTACCTGGTCACCGCCGCGGGCCAGCGGAACCGCAACTTCCTGGCGGGCAAGGCCGACGTCTCCGGTTTGCCCTTCGCCTTGCAGGAACTGCTTTTTGATCCCCAGACCTCCGGCGGGCTGCTCATCGCCGTAAAGGAGGGCCAGGCGGCCGCATTACTGGCGGAGATACAGACCGGAGACCCCGCCGCGAGGGTCATTGGGGAGATAGTCACCCGGGACAGGGATATCATCCTGTTCTAGCAGGAAGAGGAGGTCGGCCATGAAAACTATCGATGTCCTGGGGCAGCCGTGCCCCATACCCGTTATCAAAGCAAAAAAAGCGCTGG
Above is a window of Thermovirga sp. DNA encoding:
- the selD gene encoding selenide, water dikinase SelD; its protein translation is TFGRIAATNALSDIYAMGGEPLTALNLVCFPESLDLEILNEILTGGAEKVMEAGAVLAGGHSIYDKEPKYGLAVTGIIDNGRIIRNDTPERGHKLILTKPLGTGIIMAALRGEVASWAAVDKAVAAMERLNKYAAEKMRNYTVSACTDITGFGLMVHMLEMASDKVSILLYPGEIPYFEEAYQYAEEYLVTAAGQRNRNFLAGKADVSGLPFALQELLFDPQTSGGLLIAVKEGQAAALLAEIQTGDPAARVIGEIVTRDRDIILF